Proteins encoded in a region of the Uloborus diversus isolate 005 chromosome 1, Udiv.v.3.1, whole genome shotgun sequence genome:
- the LOC129217696 gene encoding uncharacterized protein LOC129217696 yields the protein MKYWTPSNIYKAALILIVSQVFQVYSLSLEAQLTIGVILARLLKPKFVPVPIPLPFPLKFKKHIHKPYPVPVHSLSAVAHHVGPSLHGVGYGGHPQYSSGHHAYEQLHSASNNIGHLVEQLSHSPDVLHAGHSSEIPTIHDNLDEFSSIAEIEALNANADWWK from the exons ATGAAGTACTGGACACCATCCAACATTTACAAGGCAGCCTTAATCTTGATCGTCAGTCAAGTCTTTCAAGTTTATTCGTTGTCTCTCGAAGCCCAACTGACTATTGGTGTGATCCTTGCTCGTCTCTTAAAGCCGAAGTTTGTGCCTGTACCCATACCACTGCCATTTCCACTGAAATTCAAGAAGCACATTCATAAGCCTTATCC AGTTCCAGTGCATAGCCTGTCGGCTGTTGCCCACCACGTTGGCCCCAGTCTACATGGAGTTGGATACGGTGGTCATCCGCAATATTCTTCTGGACATCATGCTTATGAGCAACTTCACTCAGCTTCCAACAATATAGGACATCTGGTGGAACAATTGAGCCACAGTCCAGACGTTCTACATGCCGGTCATTCGAGTGAAATTCCGACCATTCATGATAACCTTGATGAATTTTCAAGCATTGCAGAAATAGAGGCCTTGAACGCAAACGCAGATTGGTGGAAATAA